A stretch of DNA from Shewanella sediminis HAW-EB3:
GGAATGGCATGAGCCTGTATCGGCGTAGGTGATGAATAACCTAACTCAGACAGCAGGGTTATAAGTTTTTGACTCAAAGCCATAGATGAAAAAGACATGACACGGCACCACAGAAAACGACATAAATAGTTGCCGGGGAGTTTAACAGAATTCCCTATAAGGTGAGAATGGCTTATCAGGAGCCGCTGACGACCGAGAGGTGGAGGGGCGAGTCCGCCCCTCGGCTGAATTATGGCGTAAGTATCCTCTCCAGCTTATCGATCGACTCTCGGTATAGCTGCGATAATTGTTGGTGTTCACTGACTTGATAAGCCTCCCCCTCCAACGCCTTACACCGTTCAGCCATGGCAATAAGGCCCATACTCGCACTGCTCCCCTTAAGCGCGTGCAGGAGTGTTCCCGTATGCTTGGGGTATTCACCTAAGGCCTGTATTTGAATCTGGCTGGACTCTCTATACAGCTCGAGCATCTCAGTGACCGCATCGAGTCCGAGGTAATCGATATCCTGCTGTATCTGGTTCAAATCGATCAGTGACTCAGCCTTATCGACATCAGTGCTTCCATTACTCTGCTCTTCTACGGTACTGCCCAGAGGCGGTACAGATGCCTCCTTCGGTGATTGGATTTGAGCGACACCAATCCAAGCCGCTAACGATTGCATATTCAGCGGCTTACCCAATACGATATCGAAACCGGCCCTCTGATAACTGACAATATCATCGGCCTGGATCTGGGCGGTGAATGCGGCAATCTCTAATCGGTGAGATGCCTGTTTGTTGATGTTCTGCAACTCTTCGAGCAGCTCGATCCCGGATCCGTCCCCCAATTGAATATCCAGCATGATGGCATCAAAGCCTTTAGCCGTATCCGGGCGGTATAACTCGCGCGCTTCAGCGCAGCTATTGGCAAGGGTGGACTCGTGACCTAAGTGCGCCAGGAACCCCTGCGCCACCATGGCATTCACTTTATTATCTTCAATCACTAATACCTGCTTCTTACTTACTTCATTCAACGCCTGGTCGCAGGTACTGATGGCTTGCTTACAAACATGCAAAGGTAAACTAAAGCCAAAGCGGCTGCCCTTATTAACCTCACTTTCCACCCAGAGCCGGTCAACGACTTCAGTTGTTTCACCACAGTCGCTGTCCGTGTCTCCTTCGCAATTCTCACACATCAATTCCACCAGCTCTTTACTGATGGCCAGCCCTAAGCCGGTTCCTCTTGAGCGCCCAAGATTCGGTTGCGAACTATATGCCTTAAACAGTTGGGTTTTGGCATCAAGACTGATCCCTACCCCGGTATCTATCACCTCGAAATAGAGCCGTTCTCCCTCGATATAAACTTTCAGACGCACCTCTCCCTCAGGGGTAAACTTGATGGCGTTACCCAACAAGTTAAACAGAACCTGTCTCAGCTTAGGGCCATCGATACTGATACACTGTGGCAGTTGGGGGCTATCCAGTACCAGCTTTAACCCTGCTAACCCGGCGCCGGCCAACATGATCGCCACGACCTCATCGAGCAGATCATTGATGGCAACCGGGCGGCATTCATTAGTCAGCTTCCCTTGTTCGAGGCGGGAGAAATCTAAGATATCGTTTAACACCGTTTGCAATAGTGTGCCGCTATATTGCGACAGGGCTAACATCTGCTTTTGAGCCACCGGTAGATCCGAATGGCTCAACAAAGTCAGGGTACCCAATAATCCATTGAGCGGCGTTCGAATTTCATGACTCATGGTGGCAAGAAACAGCGACTTAGCTTGGTTGGCCTGCTCTGCCATCGTTCGGGCCTGAGCATGACCCTTGGCCTCCGCATCCAACTGTCTGTTTGCTATTGCCAGCTCCTGGGTTCGAGCCTCGACGGTGATCTCCAGCGCCGCTTTATGTTCTGTCAGTTCGGCGGCACTGTCCCTCAACTCAGCCTGTAACTTCTGGTTATGGGCCGTCTTCTGTTTGAATGCCTTCAACGCATTAGCCATCGCCGTCAGCTCATCATCACCATGTGAATTAATCGTCACCTGGGTATCCCCCAGACTCAGTCGGGACAAGGCTTCGGTGGCTTCGTTTAACCTCAGTGCGATCCCTTTGTATATCACCTTGTAGATGACTAATAATATCACCAGGAACATAAGAACTCCGGTGCTCCACAGACCCGCCTTAGCCCAGGACAGCTGCTGCAGATAATCGATTCGGGCAAGTTCAGCTTGTTGCTGTTGTGTCGCCATCGCATTGTCGACGGCCTCGTTGAGTCCATACAACTTATCGGACAGCGCCTGTAGTTGCTTGTCCTGCTCCTTTAGCAGCTGAGAGTATTGTTTTTGTGCAGCCAGTCCCTGAGACACCTGACGCAATATAACCAGTTCCTTATCGAGCTCCAGTGCCCGGGCGGGGTCCCTGATTAAGCCCTTGAGCAGTTCCAGAGCCATCAAGTCAACTTTGGGACCGATATTGAACATTGGAGATGACGTTGGAGAAGTCGATGACGGAGCTAAAGGCTGGATCTGGTATGAGCTGCTCATTGCCGGCATTTGCGACATACCGCTGAGTACTTTTAACAGCCCGGTCTCCTGCTCAGGAGACTGAAGTAGCTGACCTACCAAGGCAATATTATGGATCAGTTTCAGGGCTCGATTGAGTCGCTCCTGAATATCTAAGTCTTGTTCGATAACGGTATCGAGCAGATAAGCACTCTTAGAATTTCCGGCAACCTCGGGATACGCCAAACTCAATTTAGCCAGGATGGCAGAATCGACCACGGCCAACTCGGCCTCAAGTAAAGCAGTGCTATGGCTTGCCGCCCTGGCTAACGCCTCTCCCTGAGTCGAGAGCTGCCCGGCAACGGCCAGGCGTTTTCCCACTTGCAGGCCTAACTGGGACATATCATGAATAATCTCGCCGGCAGATAACTCTAAACGACGAGCACTCTGTACCTCCAGCACCTTAAGGCTCGCAATCGCCCCCAGCATGTTGGCACTGTTTATCGACAGGGTTCTCCCGATAAACTGTCGTTGTGGCTCTTCCTCTACCCTACCCAAAGCGGTGGCATTTTCGGCCAATGCATTTGAAGATTGAACCAGTGAACGTGCGGCTTGAGAAGCCGGAAGCGCTTCATCATAGAGGTATTTATCGGCTAACTTAACCCAGTAGAGGCTCAGGCTGCCCAGAGAGACTAAGAGCAATAACAGGAAACCCAGCAGGCAAAAAGCCAACATTAGGCGGCCGACCAGGCTTTTTCTGGATAGTGATAAATTACTCACTCATATTCCTTCTATGATTTAATAATACAAATATGCTTTAAATATCAAACTTGAAATAATACAGATGGTGATAAATGACTCACTCATATTTCTTGAATGTTTTAATGATACAATGCGATTTAGATATAAAACTCAAAATGACGCAGGTCCATGATTGTGAAACAGTGCCTACAGAGCAAAATAAACTTATTTATAATCTGTTTATTGCCGCTTTTTTTTACGATGAACGTACATAGCACGCCGTCCTCATTAAACTGGTCATTAGAGCAACGCACTCCCTATAATGCCAAAATTCAACACGCTTCAGCTCTGGATTATCATCCTCTTAAAAATACCATAAAACCATGGAAAATATGCGCCTTAGTGCCTCATCTTAAAGATGCCTATTGGATTGGCATCGATTACGGCTTAGTTCAACATGCTAAAGCCCTCAATATTAAACTCGAGCTATTTGAGGCTGGGAGTTATTATGGAAAAAAGAAGCAGTTAAGCCAACTCTCTCACTGCATGAACCATGACTACGACGCTATTTTACTCGGCAGTGTCGACCCTAAGCTTTTATCCTATTACTACGACCCTATCACTAAGCCTGTCATCGCGCTGGTTAACCGCATCGACAGCCCGAAAATTAAGACCCGAGTCGGCGTCAGCTGGTATCAGATGGGCTGGCATGCCGGTCACTTCATTAAAGATCAGGTAGAAAAGAGCCGTCTTGAGAATCATGACAAGCCCCATCACAAGAGTATTAGTAAGGAGCAAGCCAATACCACCCTTGCCCTGTTGACCGGGCCGGAGAAACAGGGGGGCAGTGATTGGGTCGAACAGGGGATAATGGCCGCTCTCGAAAACAGTAAAGTGACAATCTCATCCATTCGTCACGCCGATAACAACCGTAATCTCTACCGGGATCAACTGCATCACCTACTCAACGACCAAACCCCAGACTATATCTTAGGCAGCGCCGTAGCCATTGAAGCCGCAATCGGGGAGATCCAACATAAGAAGGTTGAGGAGCGGGTCAAACTGGTCAGCAGCTACCTCTCTCCCGCCGTTCTGCGCGGTTTATTCAGGAATAAAGTCGCCTTCAGTAGCGATGACTTGGTGGTTCTGCAGGGAAAGCTGGCCATAGATATTATGGTGAGAGTACTGGAAGGCGCGGGGGAGTTTGGTGATATCGGCCCCGCCATTCAGATGCTACAAAAAGATGTGTTGAGCGATAACATATTGAGCGACAGTCTGGCTCCCGCCGAATTTTATCCCATTTACAGAGTTAACTGATTTTGAAAGCTAAGAAAGTTGTGAGTTGTAAGTAATGAGCTCATGACAAAAGCAATGCCCGAATAATGAGTATCCCGGACTCGAAGGCGTTGAAGCTGGATCCTGAAATGAATTCAGGATGACGAGCATTCAAGATCTAGCCCTCAAGAGCAGGAGCATTCGCGGCTAAAGCCGCTCCTACATCTCAAGCATACAAGCGAGGTATACAAGCAAGCTTACAGCTTATCCACTCACTGTCGCAGAGAAGAGGTAACCTTCCCCGTGTACGGTGACAAACAGATCCGCATCGAGTTTGTTTCTCAGACGCCTGATGATCACATCTATGGTTCTGTCATTCACATCCTGATTTCGATGACTAGTCTGCTGCATCAACCGCTCACGAGACAGAACCTGCTGTGGATGAAGGGCAAATGCGGCTAATAACTCAAACTCGGCTTTAGTCAGCTTTATCAGCTCATCGCCGCGCCTCAACTTACGACTATTGAGCTCTAGCACATAATTATCGAAGGCAATTTCATCATCCTTCTGGTCGAGTTGCTCAACCACGGCTTGCTCCGCTTTTTTCACTAACGACATCCGCCAGAGCAAGTTTTTAACTCTGACAAGCAGCTCACGCAGCTCGAAGGGCTTAGTCACATAATCGTCGGCGCCCATCTCTAGACCGATGATCTTATCGATAGCTTCATCGCGTCCGGTCACCAGGATGATGCCGACATCGGAGCGGCTACGTAACTCTCTGGCCAAACTCAGGCCATCGACACCGGGAAGATTGATATCTAACATCACCAGATCGATGTGCTGACGATTGAACTCATTCCACATCTGTTCGCCATCTTGAGCTTCATGAACCCGATAGCCCTCTTTCTCAAAATAGCCTTTCAGTCTTGCGCGAATTACCGCTTCATCATCAACAACCAGTACGTTATACGCCACGGTATCTAACCCCACCTCAGAACACTTCCTACATTATTCACATTTTCTCATATTTGCATATAAGCAATGCGTAAAATATTCACCCTTAGTGGCATTTATTGTTCAATTTTTAGCGCTGAGATCAATGAAAGCAGATTTATAGTCGTAGATTTTTTACTCTGACTATAAACTGGCTTATGCTTAGGCCTAAGCGTATAAATTTTTTCAAGATCTTTTCTGACAACCAGATTAAGGATAGCGTATGGATGAGAGACGTCAGTTTTCCCGTATATTGTTTGATACTAAAGCCAGTCTCACCCAAGGCAGAAATATATGGACCACGAAAATTCATGACTTAAGCCTAAACGGTGCCTTAGTCGAGAAGCCCGCCGATTTCACTCTCGGTGACGGCGCCCTGTTTCTCAGCTTCTCTCTGCCCGACTCTGATATCGAGCTAACCATGGAAGCCGAACTCGCCTATAAGGAAAAGGGGCAACTCGGATTAAGCTGCATCCATATCGACGTCGACAGCATCAGCCACCTGCGCCGAATGCTGGAGCTAAATCTGGGGGACTCGGCCCTACTTAACAGAGAGTTGGAACACTTTATCGATGTGCATGACAGAAAAGACTAACCCATCAACATCTGCCACCTTCGAATGAAGGTGGTTTTACATTTTCAGTCTGTTTCTTTGATATTGGGTGGATGGTTGAAGGTTTAACCTTCGTTGTTATCTATCGCCTCCGGCGGGGGATGTGCAGATACTCCTTCGGGACGGTGAATAGAAACCTCAGGTTTCTGAGCTTATGAACGAGAGGCATGGATGCCGAACTGGCTTTTAGATACGGATATCGTTGTAAAGCCGTCCGTGGCCGCTTAGCGAAAACTTCCCTGTTTTCGATACCCTCAGCCACATCTACACTTGGTGATTCAAAAGAAAGATACCTCTTCGATTTTGGAATGTTGGTTGAGATTACTAATAAGAAAATGCCACAAAGCAAGTCTGAATCAACTCGATAGTAGCCAGTTGTACATTTTAATTTCTAGCGTTGTTATCGGCTTTTAATTTTGGGGCTTAGCCGTTACTTCGATAGTTCCTGAATAGATATAGCCACCAGTCATTCCTGAAGCAAGATCTTGTTCCTTAAAATCATAGTTAAATAGCTCAGTACCAACAAACTCGGCAGCGGGAGTATATACAACCTTATTATTAACTACATTGGCAGAGCCATTTAAGGGTTGGTCTACAGAAACAATAAATAGGTTATCTCCATCAGGGTCAGTATCGTTCGCTAAAACATCAATTGTTATGAGTTGGCCAGATGTTCCATCTGCGTAATCGTTGGCTGGAGTAGCCATGTTGTTTGCTCTAACATTAATTGTAACTGTTCCGGTATCAGAACCGCTTTTTGCGATACCATTTTTGCTATAAAAATCAATTATATTATAAGTAAAAGTATCGACTCCTGAAAAGCCCGGATTAGGGATATAGCAATGCTTACCACCTGAGTTACAATAACTGACTGTACCATTAGTGGGTTCAATTAAATTGGAATTGACCAACTTAATATCATCCCCGTCAGGGTCAGCGTCGTTGGATAACAAGTCTAATACAACTCTAGGTTCTCCAGAGTTATCCAAGAAACCTTCGATATAAAAATAAATATCATCTGAAGCTATTGGGCTCGTATTATGTCCTGATGCTGAGCAGTCCCCAAAATCCCAACATACGAATGGGGGAGTTATACCAAAAAGATTTTTATCTACACTTCTAAAAACCTTATCGTCATACCTATAGAATGTGAATAAAGCGAGTTCTCCAGGGCCTGTGAGATTCGTTTCGATTATATCTTTGGCAGGATAGATAATATCAAAAGTATGGATTCCTGCCGTAAGTGTCTGCCTCGCTTTACTTTGAAAGTGCTTTGAATCCCATACGTTGTGAATGGCAGCTTCCTTGAGTCGCGCTCTAGCCTCGTATACGCCATCTTCAAGCACATCAACAATAAATGAAGCTTTTATCCCTTCATAAATATTATTTCCGTCTTCGTCAACAAATGAAAATGTAGCGGATTTTTGGTCGATAATTTCTTTCTTTCGGGCAAAATCATTCTGGTCATACTGTTTTGTAGACCCGAGATTTTCATGGTAACTCACAAGCTTATGGTTTGTATCATCAAATACTTTTACAATTTCTAGATTGATAGGGCCTGAATTATGCCACTTCCTTAACTTCAACCCATCGAAATATACGCTATGCTCTGAACTTAGAGGATCGATTTTTGAGTAGCTAGTGTTATAGGATTTCTCAGATGAACCTATCTGTACAGCAAGAGAATACTGCTTATCTAACGGAATACTTCCCTCCAGCTCTATAACTATTTTTAACTGATCGAAATACCCATCACCATCTGTATCAACTCCTTGATCGGTAAAGTTACCTGCTAATTGAAATGGCGATACAGAATTTACTCTTATAGACGAATATGAACTGTCTTTGTGAGTAACGCCATTAATATCTACAACTGTTGATTCGAAAAATAAGCTATACCTCCCAGTTTGAGGAAATATATAA
This window harbors:
- the torR gene encoding two-component system response regulator TorR, producing the protein MAYNVLVVDDEAVIRARLKGYFEKEGYRVHEAQDGEQMWNEFNRQHIDLVMLDINLPGVDGLSLARELRSRSDVGIILVTGRDEAIDKIIGLEMGADDYVTKPFELRELLVRVKNLLWRMSLVKKAEQAVVEQLDQKDDEIAFDNYVLELNSRKLRRGDELIKLTKAEFELLAAFALHPQQVLSRERLMQQTSHRNQDVNDRTIDVIIRRLRNKLDADLFVTVHGEGYLFSATVSG
- a CDS encoding PilZ domain-containing protein, whose product is MDERRQFSRILFDTKASLTQGRNIWTTKIHDLSLNGALVEKPADFTLGDGALFLSFSLPDSDIELTMEAELAYKEKGQLGLSCIHIDVDSISHLRRMLELNLGDSALLNRELEHFIDVHDRKD
- a CDS encoding Ig-like domain-containing protein is translated as MNLLKLSLIGFMLLWNQAHAQNSVISGGNFTENINIVDGKFEHQFVIPQSASLVVNVMLPESTEVQNISVTLADGTVVTTENADEHNVSIKSFIPVGAESIWVFPVRTVFIKLAGVPVGATTIAGDVTVNNSKSMIPIAFSYKGGGLSFENDVSPIIAVNTSTTVSLTQTILEDGLQTLNPANAVLTIHHKDLPSVTKQMFDDGALGDLLANDGIYYTGYIFPQTGRYSLFFESTVVDINGVTHKDSSYSSIRVNSVSPFQLAGNFTDQGVDTDGDGYFDQLKIVIELEGSIPLDKQYSLAVQIGSSEKSYNTSYSKIDPLSSEHSVYFDGLKLRKWHNSGPINLEIVKVFDDTNHKLVSYHENLGSTKQYDQNDFARKKEIIDQKSATFSFVDEDGNNIYEGIKASFIVDVLEDGVYEARARLKEAAIHNVWDSKHFQSKARQTLTAGIHTFDIIYPAKDIIETNLTGPGELALFTFYRYDDKVFRSVDKNLFGITPPFVCWDFGDCSASGHNTSPIASDDIYFYIEGFLDNSGEPRVVLDLLSNDADPDGDDIKLVNSNLIEPTNGTVSYCNSGGKHCYIPNPGFSGVDTFTYNIIDFYSKNGIAKSGSDTGTVTINVRANNMATPANDYADGTSGQLITIDVLANDTDPDGDNLFIVSVDQPLNGSANVVNNKVVYTPAAEFVGTELFNYDFKEQDLASGMTGGYIYSGTIEVTAKPQN
- the torS gene encoding TMAO reductase system sensor histidine kinase/response regulator TorS, with the protein product MSNLSLSRKSLVGRLMLAFCLLGFLLLLLVSLGSLSLYWVKLADKYLYDEALPASQAARSLVQSSNALAENATALGRVEEEPQRQFIGRTLSINSANMLGAIASLKVLEVQSARRLELSAGEIIHDMSQLGLQVGKRLAVAGQLSTQGEALARAASHSTALLEAELAVVDSAILAKLSLAYPEVAGNSKSAYLLDTVIEQDLDIQERLNRALKLIHNIALVGQLLQSPEQETGLLKVLSGMSQMPAMSSSYQIQPLAPSSTSPTSSPMFNIGPKVDLMALELLKGLIRDPARALELDKELVILRQVSQGLAAQKQYSQLLKEQDKQLQALSDKLYGLNEAVDNAMATQQQQAELARIDYLQQLSWAKAGLWSTGVLMFLVILLVIYKVIYKGIALRLNEATEALSRLSLGDTQVTINSHGDDELTAMANALKAFKQKTAHNQKLQAELRDSAAELTEHKAALEITVEARTQELAIANRQLDAEAKGHAQARTMAEQANQAKSLFLATMSHEIRTPLNGLLGTLTLLSHSDLPVAQKQMLALSQYSGTLLQTVLNDILDFSRLEQGKLTNECRPVAINDLLDEVVAIMLAGAGLAGLKLVLDSPQLPQCISIDGPKLRQVLFNLLGNAIKFTPEGEVRLKVYIEGERLYFEVIDTGVGISLDAKTQLFKAYSSQPNLGRSRGTGLGLAISKELVELMCENCEGDTDSDCGETTEVVDRLWVESEVNKGSRFGFSLPLHVCKQAISTCDQALNEVSKKQVLVIEDNKVNAMVAQGFLAHLGHESTLANSCAEARELYRPDTAKGFDAIMLDIQLGDGSGIELLEELQNINKQASHRLEIAAFTAQIQADDIVSYQRAGFDIVLGKPLNMQSLAAWIGVAQIQSPKEASVPPLGSTVEEQSNGSTDVDKAESLIDLNQIQQDIDYLGLDAVTEMLELYRESSQIQIQALGEYPKHTGTLLHALKGSSASMGLIAMAERCKALEGEAYQVSEHQQLSQLYRESIDKLERILTP
- the torT gene encoding TMAO reductase system periplasmic protein TorT; translated protein: MIVKQCLQSKINLFIICLLPLFFTMNVHSTPSSLNWSLEQRTPYNAKIQHASALDYHPLKNTIKPWKICALVPHLKDAYWIGIDYGLVQHAKALNIKLELFEAGSYYGKKKQLSQLSHCMNHDYDAILLGSVDPKLLSYYYDPITKPVIALVNRIDSPKIKTRVGVSWYQMGWHAGHFIKDQVEKSRLENHDKPHHKSISKEQANTTLALLTGPEKQGGSDWVEQGIMAALENSKVTISSIRHADNNRNLYRDQLHHLLNDQTPDYILGSAVAIEAAIGEIQHKKVEERVKLVSSYLSPAVLRGLFRNKVAFSSDDLVVLQGKLAIDIMVRVLEGAGEFGDIGPAIQMLQKDVLSDNILSDSLAPAEFYPIYRVN